The nucleotide sequence CGAGCACCGTTCCGAGCTGCTTTCCGATCGACACGCCGGTGAAGCGGATACGGGTCGGAAACAGTTCCGGGAAATAGCTGCCTTCGGTGCTGAACATCAGCGGATGGATCACGCCGGCGGCCAGGATCAGCGCCGCCGTCACCAGCAGCGTATTGCGGCTCGCGACCACGCCGTAGAATGCAAACATCGAGGTGGTTGCGAGCGCGACACCGGCGAGGAACAAGCGTTTCCGTCCGATCCGGTCGGACCACGCGCCGATGAGCGGCATGGCAATCAGGCCAACGAGGTTTGCGAACAGCACGGCCTGCGTGATCACATCCTTTTGGACGCCGAGCTGGCGCGTGGCGAAGGAAATGGTGAAGATGGCCGTGAGGTAGAAATAGGATGTCTGCGCCATCTCGGCGAAGAACACGATGAGGATCGGTCGCCAGTGTCCCCTCACCGCCTCGACGGCGGGCACGGCTTCAACTTCCCCCGCCTTGCGGAACGTCGCGCTCTCCTCGATGCGCAAGCGCATGTAGACGCCGAGCGCAACGAGCACCGCACTGATCAGGAACGGAACGCGCCAGCCCCAAGACAGCAGGTCCGCCTCCGGCAGCCGCGAGATCGCGAGCGCGGCAGAAGATGCGAGCACGACGCCGACGGGCCCCGCGGCCTGGATCACGGCGGCCGAGAAGCCGCGCTGGTGGCCGGGAGCCGTTTCGATCGCCATGAGGATCGCCGCGGTCGACTCGCCGCCGAGGGCAAAGCCCTGAAGGAAGCGCAACACGACGAGCGCGATGGTCGCGATCAGACCCGCGCTGGCGTAGGTCGGCAATAGTCCGATCGACATGGTCGCTAGTCCCATCATGAGCAGCGTGCACAACAGGACGGATTTGCGACCCAAGCGGTCACCGAAATGGCCGAACACGATCCCGCCGAGCGGACGCGCCAGGAATCCGACGGCGAACGTCGCGAAGACCGCGATGGTCGCCGTGAGCTGATCGAACTTCGGGAAGAAAAGCTGGTCGAACACCAGCGGCGCGATCAGGCCGTAGATGAAGAAATCGTACCATTCGATCGCGGTACCGATGGTGCCGGCGATCAGAATGCGCCGCCGGCTGCTTGCCGTCTGCTCGGCGCCGATAGCGGCGGCCGCATGATCGTCGTAGTCCTCGAGCGTCCTTGTCGTCAATTTGTCCTCCTCCGGTATCATTGTCGTTTTGTTGTTATTGCTGCGCGCCGCAGGTGGGTGCGGCGGCGGGTATCGATCAGCTTGCCAGACGCGCGCCCTCGCTCGCGCCGTGCCCAAGCGCGCGGGCAAGGACGCGCCCGATCATCCCGGCCTGTGATACGGTGCCGCGCCAGGCCACGATCTGGTCAGGACGTATGAGTGCGAGATCCGCCTCGTAGAGATCGCGCAAGGATCTCGGCAGCGTGACGAGTTTCACGTCGACACCAAGCGCGCGGACAGCCTCGGCGAACGGAGTGTGAGCGAGCACGACCTCCCCAAACTGAAGCAGCGTCCATTCGAACCCGAACAGGTCGTACAGGGACACGCCGTCCTCCAGCCACGCATGCGGCGCGCGGCCGCCGGGACAGGCGCTCGGGACATAGACATTTGCAGCGTCGGGCGGCGGCTGGCTGCCGTCGGAGACAATGACCGGCGAGCCGTCGTAACGTCCGCCGAAGGTAACGCCGGGGATGTTGAACTCGGCGCGGGCGTGCCGCTCGAGATAGATACCTGCCTTACGCCGCGCCTCGTCGCCTGCTTCCGTGGCGTCTTCGATCTCCGGCGCGGGCGCAAACAGACCGAGCGAGTCGGCGAAGCGGCGCGCATAATCGGTGTTGCGGAGTGCCACCGGACGCCGCTCCACCTCGTAGCTGTCGAGCAGCGCAGCCGGGCTCACGCCCTTGACGATGCTTGCGAGCTTCCAGCCGAGATTGACCGCGTCCTCGATCGCGGTGTTGTAGCCGAGCCCACCGGTTGGCGTGAACAGGTGCGCCGCGTCACCGCCGAGGAAGACCCTACCCCGCTGCATTCCGGTCGCGACCAGCGCGTGACCTGCGGTCCAGGTCAGGAACGAGAGCACGTCGCAATCGATCGGCGCGCCGCAGGCACGCTGGAACGCGGCCCTGGCCTCGTTGACGGCGATCGCACTCTCGTCTTCGTCGGGTCGGAGCTGCGTATGGAACGCGAATTCGTCGCGACCGTTCACGGACGCCATGAAGGCACGACGATCGCCATTGAAGCAGTTGTACATCCACGCCTTGGCGTGCGGGATGTTCGCGTAGAAATCAGGTGAACGGAGATAGACCGCCAGCATCCGCCCGCCCATGAAATCGCGCTGCGTTCCCGTCTCGCCGCCATAGACGATCCCGAGCGATTGCCGGACCATCGAGCGCGGCCCGTCGGCGCCGACCAGGAAATCGGCATGGAGCTGAAAGCGGCGACCATCATCGAGACATTCGATGTCGCCGACGATGCCCTCATCGCTCTCGGTGTAGCTGACCAGCCGATGACCGTAGTTGAGCTTTATTCCAGGGAGCCGTTCGGCATGCCGGCGCAGCACCGCCTCGACATATTTCTGCGAGACGCGATGCGGCAGTTCGGCGGCGCTCCAGGAGCCGGACATGCCCTTGATGAGCTCGCTCGCGCGTGACGATGACGGCAACGAAAACCGCGCCAGCTCATAGCCGGCATAACGGGTGAAGTACGCGACATCGGTCGGATAATCGGCAGGCAAGCCTTCTCGTCTGATCTCGTCGGCAAATCCCAGCCGCCGATAGTGCTCCATCGAGCGGGCCTGCGTCGCATTGGCCTGCGGATTGAACGCCGTCCCCGGCTTTTCATCGACCAAGATCGCGGACACGCCGCGGCGGCCAAGCTCGTTGACCAGCATCAGCCCGCATGGGCCCCCGCCTACGATGAGCACCGAGGCCGTCAGACGTATCTCCAAGACGCTTCTCCCTACCAGCATTATCCTGCATGGTAAGGTCGCCTGACGATATCGTCAAGTAGCCTGACTAATCTGCGTCGAGCGTATCGAACTTCGCGCCATAGACGGCGAGGCCCTTCAGGATCGCGTCCATCGTGGCCTTGCCGAGTTCGGCGCGCATTTCCTGTTCGGCAATGTCGACCGCATCGCGAAACGCATCTAACCATTTGATCCCGGCCGGCGTGAACATGACGATACGGGCGCGCCGATCTGTCGGATCGGCAATGCGATCGACGAGGCCGAGCTCGGCGCATTGATCGACCAGCTCACCCATCGCCTGCTTGCTCATGGATGCGCGGCGGGCAAGCTCGGTGAGCCTCGTCCCCTCCACATCGAGATTGCGGGTCAGGCTGACATGCGCGATGCGCGTTTCGTCGTGCCCCCTGTCGCTCATCAATTCGAGCACGCGACCTTCGAAACGTCGCACTGCGTTATTGAGCAGGCGACCGATATTGGCATGTCGCCACGCGGTGCCGGATGTCCTGGCTTTCAAATGGATGTGCCTTCTTGGAAGCAGTCTGAATTCGAGAATGTATCTTGCTCACTTCGTTGCATCCATCCAGATCCCCGGCTCCGAATGCTCGCGGATGTAAGTCACCAGGAAGTCTGAAAAGACCCTGATCTTGGCCGGCAGCCCGGCGCGGTTCTGATACGCGATGTTCATGGTGAGCAGAGGCAGCTCCCAATCCATCAGCACCGGGACGAGACGGCCCGCCGCGATGTCGCTCTGAACGATGTAGAGCGGCTGGATGAGGATGCCGAGCCCTGCCAGTGCCGCGCCGCGGATGACCTGGCCGTCATTGCTGTCGAGCGTCGGCGTGATGCGGATGGTCTGCGCTCCATTGCCTTTGCGCAGGCGCAGGGAATAGGGATCGTTGGCAAGGTTGTAGACCAGCATGTTGTGACGCGCGAGGTCGGCCGGCTGTTCCGGCCGGCCGCAGCTTGCGAGATAAGACGGCGCGGCCGCCAGCACACGGCGCATCTGCCCGATACGGCGCACGACGATGTTCGAATCCGGTTCCTGCTCGCGCGTCCGGATCGCCACGTCGATGCCCGCCTCGATGAAATCCGGGTATCGGTTCGCGGTGGTGATCTGCAGGTTGAGCTTCGGGTAGCGCGCGCGAAACGCCGGCAGCATCGGCGCCAGATAGATCACCGCAAAGGAGAGCGAGCTGGTGACGCGCAGCATGCCCTGAGGCGACAAGGCGCGATCGCTGACGATGTCCTCGGCTTCGGCCAATTCGTTCAGAACCGGACCGCAACGTTCGAGCAGCTCCTGCCCCGCTTCCGTCAACCACAATCGGCGGGTGTTGCGCTCGATCAGCCGGACTGCAAGGCGCTCCTCCAGCGCACCTAGATAGCGGCTGGCAGCCGCATTCGACATCCGCAGCGCCTCGGCGGCTTTGGAGAGGCTGCCGAGCTCAGCCGTCTTGGAGAACACTTCAAGCTGCAGCAAGCGGTCCATTTTTTCACATATCGAAAAAGAGACTTACAATTATTGGCCTTTATTTCCGTGTTCTGCAAGGCAAAATGCCGCGCAAACAAGCAGAGCGGCAGGCGAGGAATCAGGAAAATGTCGGGCCCGATCAGGCACATCGTGATGTGGCGGCTGCGCGGGGAAACCCCCGAGGAGCGCTCCGCCGCCCGGCTCAAGGTCAAGACCTTGTTCGAAGGCCTCAAGGGCCGGATCGACGGCCTCACCCACATCGAGGTCGGCGTCGACGTCAGCGCCGTCGATTACGCCTGCGACGTCGTGCTGTTCTCGGAGTTTGCCAATCAGGCCGCGCTTGCCGCGTACGCCAACCATCCGGAACATCTGCGCGTGCGCGAGGCGCTCGGCGACTTGCGAACCGGTCGCTTCCAGGTCGATTATCCCATCAAAGAGACCGGCACATGATCGGTTCGTTCACCTTTGAAAACCTCCCCTGCCGTGTCGTGTTCGGCACCGGGACGCTCGCCGCGGCCAAAGCCGAGGTCGAGCGACTCGGCGGCAAGCGCGCGTTGGTGCTGACGACGCCGCAGCAGGAGACGCAGGGCAAAAGCCTCGGCGCGGCGCTTGGCCCACTCTATGCCGGCATCTTTCCCGGCGCGACCATGCATACGCCGGTCGACGTCACGGAGCAGGCGCTTGCCGCCATGAAGGCGTGCGATGCCGACTGCGTCGTGTCGCTCGGCGGTGGATCGACCACCGGCCTTGGCAAGGCGCTGGCCCTGCGCACCGGCGTCAACCAGCTCTGCATTCCCACCACTTACGCCGGATCGGAGATGACGCCGATCGTCGGTCAGACCGAGAACGGCCTGAAGACCACGGTGCGCGATGCTGCGGTGCTGCCTGAAACCGTGATCTACGACGTCGATCTCACCTTGACGCTGCCGGTGAGCCTCACTGCGACCTCCGGCATCAACGCGATCGCGCATGCGGTGGAAGCGCTTTACGCGCGCGACGCCAATCCCGTCACCTCGCTGATGGCGGAGGAAGGCATCCGCGCACTCGCGCGCGCCCTGCCCGCGATAGCCGCCAAGAGCGACGACCGCGAGGCGCGCACCGAGGCGCTCTATGGCGCCTGGCTGTGCGGCGTCTGCCTCGGCACGGTCGGTATGGCGCTACATCACAAGCTCTGCCATACCCTCGGCGGCACCTTCGATTTGCCGCACGCCGAGACGCACACCATCGTGCTGCCGCATGCGCTGGCCTACAACGCACCCGCCGTGCCCGATGCGATGGCGCGCATCTCGCGCGCGATCGGCGCCGCCGATGCTTCGCGTGGACTCTACGATCTGGCGAAGCGGCTGAATGCAAAGCTTGCGCTGCGCGATGTCGGCATGCCCGAGGGCGGCATCGACAAGGCGGCTGATCTCGCGGTCACTAACGCCTACTGGAATCCGCGCCCGCTCGAGCGCAATGCCATCCGCGACCTGATCGCGCGTGCCTGGGCCGGCGATCCGCCGAGCGCAACCAAAACGGCGGCTTGATTCGATGCGACGCACGCTGATCAAATCCGCCGTCGTCATCAGCATGGATGACAGGATTGGCGATCTTCGCACCGGCGACGTGCTGGTCGAGCGAAATCGCATCGTTGACGTCCGTCCATCGATCGATCTCGGCAGCGGCACGGCCGACACCGAGATCGTGGACGGTACGGGGCGCATCGTCATCCCCGGCCTTATCAACGCGCATATGCACACCTGGCAGACGGCGCTGCGCGGCTACGCAGCGAACTGGACCCTGCTCGAATATTTCCGCCGCATGCATGCCGGCCTCGCAACCGTGTTCCGGCCCGAGGACATCTACATCGCGACGCTGGTCGGCGCGCTGAACCAGATCAATTGCGGCACCACCACGCTGGTCGACTGGTGTCACAACAATCCGACGCCCAACCACACTGACGCCGCCGTGCGCGGCCTGATCGAGAGTGGCATCCGCGCCGCCTTCTTCCACGGCTCACCGAAGCCCGAGCCGAAGCCTGGCGAGCCGCATTTCTCTGAGATTCCGCATCCACGCCGCGAGGTCGAGCGGTTGCTGGCAGGCCCCCTCGCCGACCGCGACGGTCTCGTTACGGTTGGACTCGCCATTCTCGGCCCGCACTATTCGACGCTCGATGTCGCCATGCATGACTTCCGCCTCGCGCGGGAACTCAACCTGATCGCATCGATGCACCAGGGCGGCGGTCCGGCCAAGACGCCCGGCGGCTGGGAGAAGCTGATCGAGGCGCGCCTGGTCGGCCCCGGCATCAACATCGTCCATGGCAACGACCTGCCTGACGATCTCCTCGATCGCCTGGTCGGTCTCGGCGTGTCGTTCTCGGTGACGCCGGAGAACGAGATGATCCAGGGCCACGGCTTTCCGATCACCGGACGGCTCTTCAAGCGCGGAGTGCGCCCGACGATCGGCATCGATCTCGAATCCGTGCTGGCTGGCGATCTCTTCTCGGCCGCGCGCGTCGCGCTCTCGATGCAGCGGGCGCTCGACAACGCTGAGACACGCAGGGCCAACGGCACGATTCCGGCGACCACCACGATTCCGGCGCGCGAGGCGCTGCACTGGATCACGACGGAAGGCGCGCGCATGCTCGGCCGCGAGGACCAGATCGGCTCGCTGACACCGGGCAAACTCGCCGACCTCGTCATCATCAATGCGTCCGATCTCAATCTCTTCCCGGTGCACGATCCCGTTTCCACCGTCGTGATGCAGACGAGCCTCGCCAATATCGAGGCCGTCATGATCGGCGGCACCTGGAAGAAACGGAACGGTCGGCTGCTGGTTGAGGGGCTGGAGACGAAGAAAGCGCTGCTCGCGCAATCCGGCCAGCGGCTGGTGCAGGACATCGAACGACAGGGACGCGCCGCCTAGCGGCGCCAACGGACAACAACAATGACAGACGCTTCGAAGAATGTCGCCTTTATCGGGATCGGCAAGATGGGCCTGCCGATGTCGGTGCTCGTCGCCAAGGCCGGCTACGCCGTGACCGCCTTCGATCAGAGCGCCGCGCGGCTCAACGAGGCGCGCACGCAAGGCATTTCGACAGCCGCTTCGCCCACTGATGCGGTGAACGGCAGGGCTGCGGTCGTCACGTCCCTGCCCGATGACGCGGCGTTGCGCGCCGTGATGCTCGGCCCCACCGGACTCATCGGCGCGATGGCCCCTGGCGCCGTGCTGATCGAGACCAGCACCGTAAGCGCCGAGGCGTCCGCCGAGGTCGATGCGGCCGCGCAGGCGCGCGGCGTCATCTACCTGCGCGCGCCGGTCTCCGGCAATGCCAGCATCGTTCACACCGGCGCGCTGACCTGCTTCGTCTCGGGCCCCAAGGACGCCTTCGAGCGCACAAAACCGCTGTTCGCCGCCTTCACCCGCGCCCAGACCTATCTCGGGCCCGGCGAAGAGGCGCGCTACGCCAAGCTCGCCGTCAATCTGATGATTGCAGTCTCCGCAGCCATGATGGCCGAGAGCCTGGCGCTGGCACGCAAGGGCGGCATCGCCTGGCAGGACATATTGAAAGTGCTCGACGACAGCGCGGTCGCCTCGCCGATGGTGAAGTACAAGACCGCACCGCTCCGGACCCGCGATTTCGAGTCCACCTTCTCCTGCAAGCAGATGGCGAAGGATCTCGATCTGATCTTAGGGGCCGGCCACGCCGTCGGCGTGCCGCTGCAGCTCGCGGCCCAGGTGCGCGAGACCTACGGTTCGCTGGTCGCGCAAGGCGACGGCGAGACCGACTTTATCGCAACCGTCAAGCATCTCGAGCGGCTGTCCGGCCTCGGCGAGCCCAAACTCTGATCCACGGAGGCACATATGCGTAACTTCAACGAGAACACGATCACGGACGCAGTGCTGGAGCGGATCAAGGACGCGACGGATCCGCGGATCAAAGAGGTCAGCGAGGCGCTGGTGCGCCATCTTCATGCCTTCGTGCGCGAGGTGCGCCCGACCCAGAAGGAATGGGAATACGGCATCGATTTCCTGACCCGCACGGGTCACATGTGCGATGACAAGCGCCAGGAGTTCATTCTGCTGTCGGACACGCTCGGCGTCTCCATGCTGGTCGACGCGATCAACCATCCGATGCCGGAAGGTGCGACCGAGACCACGGTGCTGGGGCCGTTCTTCGTGCAGGCCGCGCCGGAGAAGGACAGCGGCGCGGATATCTCGGGCCCGATGGAGGGCGACCCGATGCTGGTCACCGGCTCGGTCTCGACCGTCGATGGACGGCCACTTGCGGGCGCCATTGTCGACGTCTGGCATTCCGACGATGACGGCTATTACGACGTGCAGCAGCTCGACGACATCGGCGGCGATCTCGCCATGCGCGCACGCTTCCACACCGACGCCAACGGCCGCTTCCATTTCTGGTCGATCAAGCCCGCCGCCTATCCTGTTCCGCATGACGGCCCGGTCGGCGAGATGCTCGAGGCGCAGGGTCGCCATCCCTGGCGCCCCGCGCACGTGCATTTCATGATCTCCGCACCGGGCTTCGAGCAGCTCGTGACCCACGTATTCGTTGCCGGCGACCAGTATCTCGACAGTGACGTGGTGTTCGGCGTCAAGGACAGCCTGATCCGCGAGTTCGTCCGCCACCCGCCCGGCCGTGCGCCGGATGGTCGCATGGTGGATAGCGCGTATTTTCATCTCAACTATGATTTCGGCTTGAAGCAGGTTGCGAGCAACGTGCAAGCCGCCTAAGCCGGACGGTAGCGGAACGGACCGACAAGAGTCCGGCATCGGGGGCAGAGAGGGAGCAAGGATGGGACCGCGGGTCAGCACAGCAGCATTGGCCGATCGCCTCACAGGCATGATTGGCCCGCGCGCGAGCGTTGCGCGCGGCGTGCTCGATCAGCATGGGCAGAGCGAATCCCACTATCGCAACCTGCCGCCGGACATCGTGGTGTTCCCGGAGACGACGCAGGAGGTCGCCGAGATCGTCAAGCTGTGTGGCAGCGCGAGTATGCCGATCATACCCTTTGGCGCCGGCACCTCGCTTGAGGGTAACGCGGCGTCGGTCGCGGGCGGCGTCTGCTTCGACTTCGCGCGCATGAACAAGGTGCTGGCGGTGCATGAGAGCGACATGGACGTCGTCGTGCAGCCCGGCATCACGCGAAAGCAGCTCAACGCGGCGCTGCGCGGCACGGGCCTGTTCTTCCCGATCGATCCCGGCGCCGACGCCTCGATCGGCGGCATGACATCGACCCGCGCTTCGGGCACCATGGCCGTGCGCTACGGCACCATGAAGGACAATGTCATGGCGCTGGAGGTGGTGCTGGCCGACGGGCGCGTGATCCGCACCTCACAGCGCGCGCGCAAAACCGCTGCCGGCTACGATCTGACGCGGATGTTCGTCGGCGCGGAAGGCACACTCGGGATCATCACCGAGATCACACTCAAGCTCCATCCCGTGCCGCAGGCGATCTCGGCGGCGGTCTGCAGCTTCGATACCCTGCACGATGCCGTCGACACGGCGATCTCCGTGATCCAGTCCGCCATTCCCGTGGCGCGCATCGAGCTGCTCGACGATGTCATGATGCGGGGCATCAATGCCTATGCAAAGCTCGGCTATCGCGAGGCCCCGACCCTGTTCTTCGAATTCCATGGTTCCGAGACCTCCGTCGCCGAGCAAGCCGAGGCCGCGCAGGCCATCGCCGCCGACCATGGCGGTCATGGCTTCGCCTGGGCCAAGGCCCCGGAAGACCGCAGCCGGCTCTGGCATGCCCGTGACAACACGCTCTATGCCGGCCTCGGCTTGCGGCCCGGCGCACGCGCCGTGATCACGGATGTCTGCGTGCCGATCTCGCGGCTCGCCGAATGCCTGACCGAGACGCGAAGGGACGCAGACGAGCACGGCTTTACGGCCCCGATCGTCGGCCACGTCGGCGACGGCAATTTCCACATGCTGATCCTGATCGATCCGGCAAGATTGGATGAGGCCGAAGCCGCCAAGGCGCTGCAGGCCCGCATGGTCGGCCGCGCCATTGCCATGGACGGCACCTGCACCGGCGAGCACGGCATCGGGCTCGGCAAGATCGACTATCTCGCCGACGAGCTCGGCGAAGCCGTCGATGTGATGCGATCGATCAAGCGGGCACTCGATCCGAACGGCCTGATGAACCCCGGAAAGATCTTTGCAGGCGGAGCCCAGGCATGAGCACGGCGATCTTGCCCACTGAGGCCCCCTCGCCCGCGCCGCTGCTGGAGCTGCGCGGCATCAGCAAGGAATTTCCCGGCGTCAAGGCGCTGGACGACGTGTCCTTCGCCGTTTTCCCCGGCGAGGTCCACATGCTGCTCGGCGAGAACGGCGCCGGCAAGTCAAGCCTGATGAAGGTGCTGTGCGGCGCCTATCGCGCCGATGCCGGCGAGTTCTTCTACAAGGGTGAAAAGGTCGCGATCAGCTCGGCCGCCGACGCGCAGAAGCTCGGCATTGCCGTGATCTTCCAGGAATTCTCGCTCGTCCCCCATCTCGATATCGCGCAAAACATCTTCCTCGGCCGCGAGCCGAAGGGGCGCATTCCCGGCACGATCGACCGCCGCAGGATCCTGGCCGACGCCAGGCGCGTGCTCGACACGATCGGCTTCGACATTGATCCCGCCATCACCGTCGACAAGCTTGGCGTGGCGCAGCAGCAGATGGTCGAGATTGCGAAAGCGATCAGCCAGAACGCCCGCATCCTGGTGATGGACGAGCCAACCGCGGCGCTGTCCGACCGCGAGACCGAACTCTTGTTCGCGCTGATCGCGCGGCTGAAGGCCGATGGCGTTTCCATCGTCTACATCTCCCACCGCATGGCCGAAGTATTCGCGCTTGGCGACCGCATCACCGTGCTGCGCGACGGTCGTCGCATCGACGGCGTCCGCCCCGCCGACGTCACCCCGGACCAGCTCGTCCGCATGATGGTCGGCCGCAACGTCGACATGACCTATCCGCGCAATTTTGCCGACAAGGCTGGCGAGGTGCTGCTCAGGGTCAAGGATCTGGCGGCGCCGACCGGCATTTCCGACATCAACATCGAGGTGCGCCAGGGCGAGATCGTCGGCCTGTGTGGCCTTGTCGGCTCGGGTCGCAGCGAGGTCGCGCGCGCCATCTTCGGCGCGGATCCCGTGACCTCCGGCGAGATCATCTTCGACGGCAAGGCGATCTCCGGAGAGCCCGACATCGCGGCCCGCCGCGGCATCGCGCTGATCCCGGAGAGCCGCAAGAGCGAGGGGCTCGCGCTGCTCCGCTCCGTCAGCGACAATCTCGTCGTCTCGGCGTTGCGAAAGCTGTTCCCGAGCGGCCTGTTCGACCAGCGCAATGCATTGCGCACATCCGACAGCCTGATCCGACAGCTCCGTATCGCGACGCCGAGCGCGCGTCAGACCGCCGGCCTGCTCTCCGGCGGCAATCAGCAGAAAGTCGTGATCGGCAAGTGGCTGGCGGCCGGCGCAAAGCTCTTCATCTTCGACGAGCCGACGCGGGGCATC is from Bradyrhizobium sp. ISRA430 and encodes:
- a CDS encoding amidohydrolase family protein yields the protein MRRTLIKSAVVISMDDRIGDLRTGDVLVERNRIVDVRPSIDLGSGTADTEIVDGTGRIVIPGLINAHMHTWQTALRGYAANWTLLEYFRRMHAGLATVFRPEDIYIATLVGALNQINCGTTTLVDWCHNNPTPNHTDAAVRGLIESGIRAAFFHGSPKPEPKPGEPHFSEIPHPRREVERLLAGPLADRDGLVTVGLAILGPHYSTLDVAMHDFRLARELNLIASMHQGGGPAKTPGGWEKLIEARLVGPGINIVHGNDLPDDLLDRLVGLGVSFSVTPENEMIQGHGFPITGRLFKRGVRPTIGIDLESVLAGDLFSAARVALSMQRALDNAETRRANGTIPATTTIPAREALHWITTEGARMLGREDQIGSLTPGKLADLVIINASDLNLFPVHDPVSTVVMQTSLANIEAVMIGGTWKKRNGRLLVEGLETKKALLAQSGQRLVQDIERQGRAA
- a CDS encoding MarR family transcriptional regulator, with product MKARTSGTAWRHANIGRLLNNAVRRFEGRVLELMSDRGHDETRIAHVSLTRNLDVEGTRLTELARRASMSKQAMGELVDQCAELGLVDRIADPTDRRARIVMFTPAGIKWLDAFRDAVDIAEQEMRAELGKATMDAILKGLAVYGAKFDTLDAD
- a CDS encoding maleylacetate reductase; translated protein: MIGSFTFENLPCRVVFGTGTLAAAKAEVERLGGKRALVLTTPQQETQGKSLGAALGPLYAGIFPGATMHTPVDVTEQALAAMKACDADCVVSLGGGSTTGLGKALALRTGVNQLCIPTTYAGSEMTPIVGQTENGLKTTVRDAAVLPETVIYDVDLTLTLPVSLTATSGINAIAHAVEALYARDANPVTSLMAEEGIRALARALPAIAAKSDDREARTEALYGAWLCGVCLGTVGMALHHKLCHTLGGTFDLPHAETHTIVLPHALAYNAPAVPDAMARISRAIGAADASRGLYDLAKRLNAKLALRDVGMPEGGIDKAADLAVTNAYWNPRPLERNAIRDLIARAWAGDPPSATKTAA
- a CDS encoding FAD-linked oxidase C-terminal domain-containing protein; the protein is MGPRVSTAALADRLTGMIGPRASVARGVLDQHGQSESHYRNLPPDIVVFPETTQEVAEIVKLCGSASMPIIPFGAGTSLEGNAASVAGGVCFDFARMNKVLAVHESDMDVVVQPGITRKQLNAALRGTGLFFPIDPGADASIGGMTSTRASGTMAVRYGTMKDNVMALEVVLADGRVIRTSQRARKTAAGYDLTRMFVGAEGTLGIITEITLKLHPVPQAISAAVCSFDTLHDAVDTAISVIQSAIPVARIELLDDVMMRGINAYAKLGYREAPTLFFEFHGSETSVAEQAEAAQAIAADHGGHGFAWAKAPEDRSRLWHARDNTLYAGLGLRPGARAVITDVCVPISRLAECLTETRRDADEHGFTAPIVGHVGDGNFHMLILIDPARLDEAEAAKALQARMVGRAIAMDGTCTGEHGIGLGKIDYLADELGEAVDVMRSIKRALDPNGLMNPGKIFAGGAQA
- a CDS encoding FAD-dependent oxidoreductase yields the protein MLVGRSVLEIRLTASVLIVGGGPCGLMLVNELGRRGVSAILVDEKPGTAFNPQANATQARSMEHYRRLGFADEIRREGLPADYPTDVAYFTRYAGYELARFSLPSSSRASELIKGMSGSWSAAELPHRVSQKYVEAVLRRHAERLPGIKLNYGHRLVSYTESDEGIVGDIECLDDGRRFQLHADFLVGADGPRSMVRQSLGIVYGGETGTQRDFMGGRMLAVYLRSPDFYANIPHAKAWMYNCFNGDRRAFMASVNGRDEFAFHTQLRPDEDESAIAVNEARAAFQRACGAPIDCDVLSFLTWTAGHALVATGMQRGRVFLGGDAAHLFTPTGGLGYNTAIEDAVNLGWKLASIVKGVSPAALLDSYEVERRPVALRNTDYARRFADSLGLFAPAPEIEDATEAGDEARRKAGIYLERHARAEFNIPGVTFGGRYDGSPVIVSDGSQPPPDAANVYVPSACPGGRAPHAWLEDGVSLYDLFGFEWTLLQFGEVVLAHTPFAEAVRALGVDVKLVTLPRSLRDLYEADLALIRPDQIVAWRGTVSQAGMIGRVLARALGHGASEGARLAS
- a CDS encoding intradiol ring-cleavage dioxygenase; amino-acid sequence: MRNFNENTITDAVLERIKDATDPRIKEVSEALVRHLHAFVREVRPTQKEWEYGIDFLTRTGHMCDDKRQEFILLSDTLGVSMLVDAINHPMPEGATETTVLGPFFVQAAPEKDSGADISGPMEGDPMLVTGSVSTVDGRPLAGAIVDVWHSDDDGYYDVQQLDDIGGDLAMRARFHTDANGRFHFWSIKPAAYPVPHDGPVGEMLEAQGRHPWRPAHVHFMISAPGFEQLVTHVFVAGDQYLDSDVVFGVKDSLIREFVRHPPGRAPDGRMVDSAYFHLNYDFGLKQVASNVQAA
- a CDS encoding NAD(P)-dependent oxidoreductase — translated: MTDASKNVAFIGIGKMGLPMSVLVAKAGYAVTAFDQSAARLNEARTQGISTAASPTDAVNGRAAVVTSLPDDAALRAVMLGPTGLIGAMAPGAVLIETSTVSAEASAEVDAAAQARGVIYLRAPVSGNASIVHTGALTCFVSGPKDAFERTKPLFAAFTRAQTYLGPGEEARYAKLAVNLMIAVSAAMMAESLALARKGGIAWQDILKVLDDSAVASPMVKYKTAPLRTRDFESTFSCKQMAKDLDLILGAGHAVGVPLQLAAQVRETYGSLVAQGDGETDFIATVKHLERLSGLGEPKL
- a CDS encoding LysR family transcriptional regulator yields the protein MDRLLQLEVFSKTAELGSLSKAAEALRMSNAAASRYLGALEERLAVRLIERNTRRLWLTEAGQELLERCGPVLNELAEAEDIVSDRALSPQGMLRVTSSLSFAVIYLAPMLPAFRARYPKLNLQITTANRYPDFIEAGIDVAIRTREQEPDSNIVVRRIGQMRRVLAAAPSYLASCGRPEQPADLARHNMLVYNLANDPYSLRLRKGNGAQTIRITPTLDSNDGQVIRGAALAGLGILIQPLYIVQSDIAAGRLVPVLMDWELPLLTMNIAYQNRAGLPAKIRVFSDFLVTYIREHSEPGIWMDATK
- a CDS encoding MFS transporter; this encodes MTTRTLEDYDDHAAAAIGAEQTASSRRRILIAGTIGTAIEWYDFFIYGLIAPLVFDQLFFPKFDQLTATIAVFATFAVGFLARPLGGIVFGHFGDRLGRKSVLLCTLLMMGLATMSIGLLPTYASAGLIATIALVVLRFLQGFALGGESTAAILMAIETAPGHQRGFSAAVIQAAGPVGVVLASSAALAISRLPEADLLSWGWRVPFLISAVLVALGVYMRLRIEESATFRKAGEVEAVPAVEAVRGHWRPILIVFFAEMAQTSYFYLTAIFTISFATRQLGVQKDVITQAVLFANLVGLIAMPLIGAWSDRIGRKRLFLAGVALATTSMFAFYGVVASRNTLLVTAALILAAGVIHPLMFSTEGSYFPELFPTRIRFTGVSIGKQLGTVLGGGMAPLVATSLFAQTGTTYAITGYYIALALAAMIALGFARETSKSRLLG
- a CDS encoding Dabb family protein codes for the protein MSGPIRHIVMWRLRGETPEERSAARLKVKTLFEGLKGRIDGLTHIEVGVDVSAVDYACDVVLFSEFANQAALAAYANHPEHLRVREALGDLRTGRFQVDYPIKETGT